Part of the Vicia villosa cultivar HV-30 ecotype Madison, WI unplaced genomic scaffold, Vvil1.0 ctg.000393F_1_1, whole genome shotgun sequence genome is shown below.
tggctccgccactgctcaCATCTATGCTTatattcataactcataagatCCAAATTAATAAACCTCAAAGTTCTTGCCATGCTGATATGGTGAAAAACGGAAGCTAAAGGAGTATTATGGAAGAGAAAGATTTTGGGATTCTTACAGACCACCAAATAGGTATGTGAAAAAATGGGGTTCGAGGGAGAAAAAGAGAGTGTTGTGATGGTGAGATGGAGTAGGTGGAAGCAGAAAGGGATGGTACAATATATAAGTGATATTTGCTTTTGGAGTGTCTAGAAGGAGATAGGGAGCTTTGGAAGAATCGTAATTGTGTCAGTCAAATAGATTGGGAAAAATGTTTTGCAGTAGCATAAAAATTTATGTTGAAGAAAGTATTTAGTTTGCTTTCAGCAACCAAATTCAATAGTTACGATTTGAGTGTATCGACCACATTTGCCCCAAAATGGGTGACGTGTAAAAGTAAGAGAAAGGGTTATGAAAGATTTTTTCATATACtcaacttttcttatatgatagatattagTACTTCTTATTTAAATACTCGAAGAAGACCTAAATTATGACCGTTGATCGTTCCTATGGTTTGTGCCTTGTGTTCGGTCATTTACTTTCACCCTTGTCCTATGATGACCGTAGAGGACGAGGAAGAAGCCTGATATATATGGGTTGTAGATCATGGATTTAGCCTAACTCTAATCCAGAACAagaataaatatgaaaaataaatcaaTCCACCCTCTTATAAATACAagtcttaaaataaaatatgctaTCAAAATTATGATTTCAAAATTCATCTATTGTTTTAGAAGATAGATTGAATAACACCCAAAATAAATGTGTTAAAAAGAAAAACCCAAATGTCACGGATTCAGATGCAATTAAATATGTGCTTTTTGCAAGTAATATTTCttcatgaatatatatatatatatatatatatactttttatcATGAGTATATTTTTTTCAGCATAATATTGAAAAACCTTCCTTTGTACTataaattttaatcaaaataatatatatatatatatatatatatatatatatatatatatatatatatatatatatatgtatgtatcgAAAATAATAagtttataagaaaaataatatgtcCTTGTTTTAAAGCTTTAGATGAATATTTAATCTCAATATCTCTGAATAATATAAGAACCATGATTAATCCGATAAAATTCTGAATAACATATACGGGTGATTAAATTTGACTGGAATAGAATAATAACAGCAATATTAAATCCAAGTATATTGATGTATCATTGTCATGAATCCTAGgtaataaaatttaattggtaTGGGTTAACAACCAGCAGTATGTCCGATATGTcttcttttatatataaatatgggTTGTTGTATAGCCTTTTatcaaacacagaagcaaaagaTAGAGAAAGTGAAAcataaaactaaaagaaataagaaTGGACGTAGAGCAGAGAGTGCACATGATAGGAGGCCATGGAGAAGAAAGCTATGCAAATAATTCATTGGTGCAGGTATATAGATTGTGTAAATAACACTATAGTCTTTGATTTTTGTGTAACAACTAGTTTGACACTAAAGACATTTGTTTCAACTTATATCATTGttatgatttaaaaataaaataaaatagtgtttgaaTTCACacgtcttttttatttttaaagtttgaGAGAATTTACTTAGTTGGAATAAAAGTTGGattgttaaattattttatttgaaatgaatataGAATCTATCtcctttaaaatattttttaaaataagaaaaattatagTAATGAGCTgaatatattatatgatatttaagtGTTTTGTATTGTGATTTCAAAATCAAGCGTTAAATCAGTAATTTGCTTTCTATGGTAATATTCTTTGTTGTAAGTAGTATGATAAAAAAATActgtatattttaaattttaaaaataaaaatgaactaaaattattttagagacattatattaaaaaatatatcaaaatttcttttctctcttttttataatttaaaaattataaaaggtTATACAAGGTTTATGTATgtaatatatttcaaaattataaaatagttATTAggataatatatttttgttttgggcAAAAGTTCGAATTCACGTCGTCAACAAAAGAATAGTATGTGTTTTGACCttttaaaaatgaatttgaatttttggaagtGCCACATAAAAGTATTAGTGATACGGCACATATGAAATTGAGGTGTCAACCGAAAGGATGTGCACTTatgatttaatatattataatagaaGATAATAGATAGTGGAGTAGTAAATCTAGAGACTAGTATTTAGCTATAAATATGGTCCGACATATCCTACCGAGGATCCAAACTCCGATTTCTCACATTATATGTATAATTTTTAACATGATATCAAAAGTGGTACTATGATGACGACAAATGAATATGTCAACCCATATAATATACACTTATAATAAATACTTTCTATTTTATGTTTTATAGGGAAATGTGATTTCTTCTACAAAGCTCATAAGAGAGAAAGTCATAACTAGTCTATATTCCAATACATTTCCTAGTAGCCTCACAATTGCAGATATGGGTTGTTCTTCTGGACCAAACACTTTATCAGTGGTGTCAGAAACTATCGAGATTGTAGAAAAAATTTGTAAAGAGCTAAATCATTTATCTCCCAAATACATAGTATATTTGAATGATCTTGCAGGAAATGACTTCAACAGTGTCTTTAAGTCACTTGACAGCTTCAAAGAGAAACTATCTGATGAAATCAAAACTGAAATCGACAATTGCTATTTCTTTGGAGTACCTGGTTCTTTCTATGGTAGAGTTTTTCCTGATCAAAATCTGCATTTTGTCCATTCCTCTTTTAGCCTTCACTGGTTATCAAAGGTTAATACTATTACCTCATTTTCTATGTGATTGTTTAAGCAATTAATCAAATCAAGTATGAAAATATATAACTGATTTCTGTTTCTTATGGAGAATAACTAGGTTCCCGAGGGCTTAAACAATAATAAAGGTGCTATTTACATCCAAAACACGAGTCCTTCAAATGTCATCAAAGCTTACTATGAGCaatttcaaaaagatttttccaTTTTCATCAAGTGTCGTGCAGAGGAAATAGTTGAAGGGGGTTGCATGATTCTAACGTTTTTGGGAAGAAGAGGTGATGATCCAAGTAGTAAGGAATGTTGTTACATTCCAGAGCTTTTAGCCACTGCACTTAATGACATGGTCTTAGAGGTATAAACCTATTTCATAAATGAgggaaacacacacacacacacacacacacacacacacacacacacacacacacacacacacacacacacacacacacacacacacacacacacacacacacacacacacacacacacacacacacacacacacacacacacacacacacacacacacacacacacacacacacacacacacacacacacacacacacacacacacacacacacacacacacacacacacacacacacacacacacacacacacacacacacacacacacacacacacacacacacacacacacacacacacacacacacacacacacacacacacacacacacacacacacacacacacacacacacacacacacacacacacacacacacacacacacacacacacacacacacacacacacacacacacacacacacacacacacacacacacacacacacacacacacacacacacacacacacacacacacacacacacacacacacacacacacacacacacacacacacacacacacacacacacacacacacacacacacacacacacacacacacacacacacacacacacacacacacacacacacacacacacacacacacacacacacacacacacacacacacacacacacacacacacacacacacacacacacacacagatatatatatatatatatatagctgtAGATACAATATGTTGTCAAAATAAGTTTTGAAATATGAATATaacattgattttttttgtatgaCTAATAGGGGATTATAGAAGAAGATAAAGTGAATAATTTCAACATTCCTAATTATTATCCATGTCCGAGTGAAGTGAAATTTGTAGTTCTCAACGAAGGATCGTTTAACATGAATCACTTGGAGGTGTCAGAAGTAGATTTAAATGTTTCTATTAATCAAAGTGGATATAAATTTGCACAGGCCATGAGAGCTGTGTTTGAACCTTTACTAGTTAGTCATTTTGGCGAAACTATCATTGAAGATGCTTTTAACCGCTATCAAGAAATCTTGGCAGATCGAATGACCAAGGAAATAATAAAGTCAACTTATTTTACTATATCATTGACTAGGAAATCATTATAAGGATGAAGTTTGGTGTGCTTATTTGTGACATGAAGTTTGTTATTTAGGAAATCATTATAAGGATGAAGTTTGATGTGCTTGTTTGTGACATGAAGTTTGTTGATGCAAACAAAGAATAATAATTATAGGAATAATATGGTTGTGTTGCTTTCCAAAATTAGTAATAAATTGTTTGTGTTGATTTCCAAAATGATAATAAATTGTTTGTGTTTTTCCttttccattatatatatatatatatatatatatatatatatatatattacatattgCATAAATGTGTCCACCTTATTGATTAAAATTTATTTGTTCCTTGCCTTCAATAATTACCAGATCAGAGTATAAGATCGAAATAAGACTACGTCAAACTCTCTTACATTATAACAACCCAAATTCACCCATATAGCAAACAATAAGTACATCATCCTTTCCATCTATGTCACATAACTACAATGCAAAAATAAGTACATCATCCTTTCCATCGTGGCTTTACAAAAAGGGCACATCACTGACTGAGTTGCGGAAAAAACATCTCTACTATATATCCAGGCTAACTTGGGAGGATATTCGATCCAACAACAACTTCCATGAAACACACTAATATTTGAAGGAGATGGGTTCTTCcaaatttgtttgaaaataaaCATTTCTAGGAGTGATAATCTAGTTGTTGGAGACAAAAAATTGGATAGCAAAACTAAAGTTGATTTAATTGATAAAATCCCATTTTTCCTAGGCTCCAAACCCAATTGTCTTCTTCGTGTATTAACCTCACAAATTGAATTACCTCCAAAAGTCCCCGTCTAACCCTTAATCTTTCCCACTTTTAAACACTTTTATTCGTTTAATAAATAAAGTTTTGGAGACCTGTCGAAGaaacttatcaccaaggctcaataaGATGGTGCAATGAGCTTTCTCTACCATTTTTAGTTTTCTCTTTCTCCGTTAACGCAACGTTCATGGCTGTGACTTCCTTCAATGCTTTTAAACAACCCTACTGAACCAGTATGACTTTCATCTTCATGCGCCACAGGCCAAAATCGTTCATTCCGATGAACTTTTCAAGCTCATACTTTGATGAcgacatcttctccatgctcaccgcacaaATTTGTTATGAAaacgatgccaagaacaaagtataatagattTCTTTTATTGACAAGAAACCCACAAGGTTAAGAAAGAGGGAAGCAAGAAGAACATAATGAAATTAGTTATaaactgttattctttactttctctttgaaacaagattataaatattacagaataacaaataacctctctcaccctaattaggatttatagtgtgcaatgatgagagactagtatactATTTATAATCTAACTAACACACTAAACTAATGTGCTTTTACACatagacccattacacaagctaacttagggaAAAATCTAACTTAAACAAATGGACTTAACAAACAGGCTCAATTCGACATGCTAATAATCCTAGCATTTCAATTACTACATACTTGAACATACTTTGACTACAGCATTGCAGGATGAAATTCTGGCACTTACAAAacagatgtcaagacagatgttataacatcaccTGCTGATAGAAAATAAATTGTGCAGAAAATAAATTGTAGAAAGATAAACAACACAATCAAATGTTAAGCCAGTTCGGTGCAACGTAACCAACTCTTggggctaccaagtcaggaaggaaatccattataatagtattagttcaaagcctaaacagtctcagtttacaacttatcacctaaTCACTACTTCTATGCAATTTGTACCTAGGAACCTCCTAAATATGAGAACCCGAACTCACTTTCTACTATCACCTTAGtgataaaaataattacaattCTAACAATTGTATAAAAACTAGTCACAATCCCAGTGCCTAGAAGAACCAAAAAGAAAGATTATATTTTCCCAtaaacaatacttgatcttgcttaaaagtttTGATTAAGAGCAATACTCAGCTCTttttcttaaaagcttcaagagcgAGAACAATTAGTctacctcaatgtatcagaagatacatgagtgacatacaaACAAAAACACTAAAATCTTAAAGGACTCCTAAAACACTAAACCCGTTTTTGCAGTCACTATTTCTATTTGTGAATGCTTTCTATACTAGGTTTAGCAAGTCCTTATTTATATACTCTTACAGTATGGGCTTGGACTTTGAAACAAATCCAGTCTTTTCATTTTCAATCAACTTCAAGATCTTCATAgaaaataggaacaaatcaaGTCAAATCTAAGTTTCCTAAAAAAGTCTCAAAAATCCTTTTTTATAAAACGTAATCAAATATGCGATGTCCCTAAGAACTCCTTGATTGGATGCGCCTGAGTGTTTGAATCTTCAAGAAtctcatattttcaatcaattctTCAAGGATTAAAAATCAGTCTGCAATGTCATCATGTTCTGGTATAGCATGTCAACATCTGGCAGAACATCTGTCAAAACTCATGACAGTAGAACCTGTGACATTTGgtcaagatgtttcaacatcttactCTAACAAAATTAATACCAACGACAAAATCATGGATCTAACACAGGCTTACGACTATAACATGTGAACAGGCGTCGAATGCATGCTAAGATCCTATCAaattgtcgaaccaagaaactatCTTTCTATCATATTAGAGTTCGATCTAATATCTCACATGAAGATAAGAGACCACCAACTTCAAGGAGTCAACCCTAAAGCCCGAGTAAAGATCCAACTCAAACTTTATACTAAACAAGATCACATTACTTTAAACTACTCTAGATGCTAATCTCTTAAGTGAAGCAACCACTAACTAAGACCACACAAGCATATAATACTTCAAAAGAACTTGAACTAAACTAAAATTTCCACCTCATGAGTTGAATTACAAgaacatcatatatatatatatatatatatatatatatatatatatatatatatatatatatatatatatatatatatatatatatatatatatatatatatatatatatatatatatatatatatatatatatatatatatatatatatatatatattgcatcgGAGCTGTTTATAATTCTAAAAGCGCAATGCTATATGTACACCCTTTTGTTACACTTTGTTGCTTACACCGTATACATATATATTTCATTAAGTGCTGCCGACATTTTAAAgtgagaaaaaaataattaaaaaatgatgAGTATATAGTTTTTGTATAAATTATGGTGTAATTGTACAAATATAAGTGTAACAATAACATTTCTCATTCTAAAACTATAAGATCATTACGATCAATTATCTCGTGCCAAACTATTCTTTACTCAATTTCACACACTAACTTTGAATCTAAGGCACACTATTGTAATATATACTTGTTTCATAGaaaggacaaaaagaaaatgCTTATAATTTACCACCCATGTGGTAAAGTGACACAACGTTGTGTGGGATCATTGAATTCATAGAAGAAAACGTGATGAAGAGGCAGCAATTTTTGTGATTAGGAATTAGTTTGCTCTTTAAGTAACTCTTTGAGTTTGAATCCTTTTTACAAGAGCATAAACCTTCATGGACTCAACTAATCAACAACTCCAATCAAGAAATTAACAACTACAAGCCAATACTCAATTGCTAGGAGGAATCTACATGCCACCCCCATATTTTGTTATTCCAAAATTACTCTTGAACAagttagtggagataaaaaataaattttccgGAAAATTTTTGGTatgtatgcaaaaaaaaaatttatactatcggaaatttcaaatttatggttgtacaattttttttttttcaaaaaaaactggaAAATtcggtaatttttttaaaatttccaataaaaattcatgaaaatttttaaaaattcggtatttttcaaaatttccaaaagacACATATGTTTTTTGAAAATTAGTGACTTTAGACGTATAATAGTAAAAGCATACTTATGGAGGGTGCCATGTATAATTTAAAGGATGGTATGTATATATAATTCTCAATTGTTAGGATATGTAGTCACAAACCAAAACTAAATCCATAACACCTTAGAATAGTTTTGCTAAACAagtttatgtttgtgtttttagttatttttatttctttcaaattttgcaactaatttattctctttattattttttattagtttgatgacaaaaatatgagaaaattATTGGAATAAGGGAGgaaataatatttgaaagaaaaaaaaaattgagttaggggaagatatttttaaagagattgcatgtttaaagataaaaacTCACATACTTTGGCATATATTTAGAAGATGCCCTTGattttttttgtctttaaaatttttaaaaaaaaatccatcaaaatatttgtgtttgtcatcataaaaaataaGCCATTGTTATAAGCAAATTCGTTTGGAAAATAATGATCTCTAATTTTAGTTTTGATAAGTATAGAAcagtttttttttctctattcTGTGTTTCATGTGTAGAAAATTGTATAAGTAGTTGCTTGGCTTTGCATATTGAATATTGAATGAATTGGATGGCAATGCAGTTGAATCCTATACACAATTAGATGTGTAAGAAAACACGATTCCTAGAGGAGTACATTCTATAGAATTATCAATTTCTGGTCAATAAACTTGTCTATTGTGAACCACTCTCATATCACATTGATAGAAGAGTTTGGTGTTTTCATTGAGTTGGAAGTTTTGTGTTCACTCATAAGCTTGTAAGTATTGAGTGACTGTGTTttagaagtgtgtcttctaatatTTGTAATTTTATTGAGGGGAATTTTAGGCGGGCCTCATacttaggtgagtcttaggtagaagttagtatgagtagtgattaagtgagaaattgtaaactagaggttgtttagCTTTGAAGTGATATTATTACAGTGGACTTATCGCTGACTTGTTAgtccccagagtaggtattgctGATACCAAACTGGATGGACAATTGTGTTTTTTAAAGTTTCTGCATTGCACTTTTTATACTTTGTCATTGTGTGTGTTTGGAAAATGTTGTCTAATTTCTCTATATTGATTATTCAGCAATTACACATGTTTAACTTAGCCATTATACCCAATTCCTTAGTGTATAACTCAATATTTTACACTATACTCCCTAATCCATTAGGTCAGTTGGATAGTTAGAACAAATGATATCTGATGCGCTAAACCATATGTCACAACTTATAGTTTCTTATCCCTAATCAATGAATAAGTTGAATGAGTTAATTTAACATATATTCTTTAAAAAATAGACTTGAAGATCCATTCTTGGACGTATAAAATTAATTGTATGACTGGTACTTTTGAGATCATAAATTCTAAATTAGATATTAGAAACACATAAGACatgaatattaaaatatttattcacaTTAAGTCAACACATTACTATACGTTTATCCTCCTTTGATGTATAATTTATTTCATGTAAATAATTTGATACCTTCCATCTAAATGAACTTTTAGATATGTTGTGAATTTTTCAATTAATCTAATATAATACACTAAGATGAGAAATAAACCATCCGCATGTAAAGCGTCTTGAATATCATACACCATCCCCACCTTCTCCACCACCCCACCATAGTTTTATGAAGTTTATTAACATCTTCCAAATGTACGTCGTTGAAGACAAGTTCTTTAACATTCTTAACAAAACCATTTCCACACAACGACTCTGCACCTTCCTCCTTATAACTCTTCACGACTTGAGCAAACGACTTTTCCCTACCCCTGATGATAATGGATTTAAGAGTGAATTCCTTGTCTTTCACTATCGTCCCTTCCTTACCAGCATCCACACAAAAACCTCCTAGCTTCTTCCTCAAATCAACCTTCTTCGCCTTTCCCTATGTAACATGTTCACGTCTCAAAAACCTCTGAACGTTGACACGAATTTTACTATcctccaaaaaaaatattatccAATGTGATAGTCAATCTTCTATCATATTCGAAATCAAAGAATCGGACGAATCCATACCGCTTGCCCCAAATATCCTTCTTAAagggaataaaaaaaaaagaggagataAACTCTTACCATTCAAATACTAAATCaaaaaaataagtaaaacaaTATCATTCAAGATTTATGATAAAAACACGACCATACATTCAAGATCTCCACTTGACATTAAACTAAAATCTAACAAgcatataatatttcaaaaaGCTCGAACTAACTAAATTATACAGTTTTTTTGAAATCCACCTCATGAATTGAATTACAAGAATAAATAtacatacataaaataaattatgagcCATCTGCTATATGTTCAAAATACAATATTGCATAATTAATATGTATTGCATCAGAGCTGTTGTAATTATAAAACGAATAGATCATTTCGATCGGTTTTCTCGtgccaaataattaaaataatgtatTCCGCACACCAACTATTTTTTTTTACTCAATTTCACACACTAACTTTGAATCTAAGATACACACTAttgtaatataatttaaatatgtgCTTTTTGCAAGTAATTTTTCTTCATGAGTATATTTTTTTCAGCATAATATTGAAAAACCTTTCTTTATACTATAAGttttactcaaaataatatacgtatcgaaaataataaatttataagaaaaataacaTCTCCTTGTTTTAAAGCTTAATTAGATGAATATTAAATCTTTCATCTAAAGAACTATGATTAATCCGTTAAAACtctgaataatatatatatgggTGATTAAATTTGACTGAAATAGAATAATATTAGTTCTGGTGGATTATGGTCTGAAGAGTGTGAAGGATTAGTGGAAGAATCGGTGGATAGCATAGAAGCCTTCTCGAGTGTGTATGAAGTTGCTGGTGCGATTCATGATAGGATTAAGTTAGACGGTATGAGGGAATTTTCTGGGGCAGGTAGGTTTGCGGTTCCTTCAGCAGGCCCTGTTGTTTTCATGATTCAGCGGTAGTAAAAATTAGGGACTGCGATAGATTGGTC
Proteins encoded:
- the LOC131627675 gene encoding S-adenosyl-L-methionine:benzoic acid/salicylic acid carboxyl methyltransferase 3-like, which gives rise to MDVEQRVHMIGGHGEESYANNSLVQGNVISSTKLIREKVITSLYSNTFPSSLTIADMGCSSGPNTLSVVSETIEIVEKICKELNHLSPKYIVYLNDLAGNDFNSVFKSLDSFKEKLSDEIKTEIDNCYFFGVPGSFYGRVFPDQNLHFVHSSFSLHWLSKVPEGLNNNKGAIYIQNTSPSNVIKAYYEQFQKDFSIFIKCRAEEIVEGGCMILTFLGRRGDDPSSKECCYIPELLATALNDMVLEGIIEEDKVNNFNIPNYYPCPSEVKFVVLNEGSFNMNHLEVSEVDLNVSINQSGYKFAQAMRAVFEPLLVSHFGETIIEDAFNRYQEILADRMTKEIIKSTYFTISLTRKSL